TGCTTTTTTCTGGGCTTTCAGCTCCGCTTCGGTCAGGGTTTCAACCTGGTCGGTGGTCATTTCTTCAATAACAGCATCTTTCAATTCGCTGATGCCGCCATAGAGGGATTCTTTGGTGTAAGGTTGGTTCATGATCTCGAGCATCTGGCCGCTGATCTTGGCTTTGAGGGTATCAACAAGGCTCTCGTCTTTGCTAACCAGTTCAATTTCACGTTTTGTCTTGCCAAGTTCACGAGCCATCTGCTCCTGGAGTTCAATGATTGGCTGGATGGATTTTTGGGCCAGTTCCAGGGCTTCAATCATCACCTGCTCGGAGACTTCGTTGGCACCAGCTTCAACCATGGCGATAGCTTCTTTGGTGCCAGCCACAACCAGATCCAGCTTGGATTCTTCCATCTCGGAGAAGGTCGGGTTGACGACGAGTTCGTCATTGATGTAACCGATCCGGACGGCGCCGACGGGGCCAGACCAGGGGATGTCGGAAATCATTAGGGAAGCGGAGGCGGCGTTGATGCAAAGGATATCCAGCGGATTTTCTTCATCTGCTGACATTGACATCAGGATGACCTGAACTTCATTGCGCATCCCATCCGGGAAGAGGGGGCGAATTGGGCGGTCGGTCATCCGGGCGGTGAGGACGGCCTCACTGGTGGGGCGGCCTTCACGGCGGAAGAAGGAACCGGGGATACGCCCACCGGCGTACATCCGCTCTTCATAGTCCACGGTCAGGGGGAAGAAATCCAGCCCTTCCCGCACGCCACCCATTGTGGCTGCGCAGAAAATTACGCTGTCACCCATTTGAACGGTTACGGCGCCGCCAGCCTGTCCGGCCAGCTTGCCAGTTTCGATGATAATTTCCTTATCGCCGACTTTGGCTCGGTAATTCTTAACTTCGGGTTTCATATTAATCCCTTCAACTATAATTTTCCCGCCCAGTCAGGGACTGAAAACCGGTGAGGCACCCGTCCTCAGCAATTTTCAATTCCCGACCGGCGGCCTTGAACGACTTAAAAAAGTTTACCGCAGAGTAGTTAATTGCGAAGTCTTATCATTGACACCAGATTAACGGCTCGGCAATCAGCTTCTTCTGCGGTTTTTCCCCGATTAGGTTCAAGAACGCAATAATTATTTTTTGCGGATCTTGAGCTTTTCGGTGAGCGCCAGATAACGTTTGTAATCTTTACGGCGCAAGTATGCCAGTAAACGGCGGCGTTGACCAACCAACTTGAGCAGACCCCTTCGGGAACTTTCATCGTGCTTATTTACCCGGAGGTGATCTGTTAGTTGCGTGATCCGCTTGGAAAGGATTGCGATTTGGACCTCAGGGGAACCTGTGTCCTCACCATGCCGTTTGTATTCATCAATGATTTCTACTTTTGCTTCTTTTCCTAAAGCCATGACACTGCTACTCCTTATTAGTTTTATTTTGCAGGTCTCCATGCACCCAGCCAAAATTGACCAGGTACAGGACCAGTCACTCGTAACATTATACCAGAGAGGCACATTTATGCAAGCCTAGCTAAACGACCTAACTCGTAGAATCCGGTGTCCACCTGAGTTCCAGCGATGTTCCCTGCTTTGGGGAGGAATGAATGGAAACGGAGGCATTGATGATCTTCGCTCTTTCAAAAATATTTGCCAGACCGAAGTGATGGTTCGCTAAAAGTTCGTTTATATTAGGCGGGCCCTGGAATGGCAGACCAATGCCATCATCGGTAATGCTGAGTTTGAACTCGTCTTCGGTAAACCGGCCTGTTATCAGGATTGATTGCGCCTGAGCATGTTCGTAGGCATTATGACATGCCTGCTGGATGATGCGGTAAAGATGAAGCTCAACATTTTGATCGTAATTAAGCGGTTTGGGGACATAGAGATTCGTTTCGATCTTGATTTTGCCGCCGATTTGTGCTTCGGGCTGATCTGCCAACTCTTCAATGGCTACATCTAAGCCCATGTCGAGGCTGGAGGGCCGTAGGCCGCTCATAATTTCCCGAACCATATCATTGATCTGCTGAACGGCTTTCTCAAACTCTTTTTGGTCGGAATTGCTGCTTTGCAATTCCACCAAGTAGCCCAGCGAGGGCAGTAAAACATCATGTAGGTCCCGGGCGAGCTCTGCTTTTTCAGCTTCTTGCCTTTCCATATTGACGTTGTAGAGCGTTTCCAATAGTTCATTTTGGTGGATGTTGAGCAGGGTTATGGCGGTTTGATTGGCCAGGGTTTTTAATATGGTTTTGAAGCCTTCATCGTAGATATTATTTGGGTCACGCCATCCGAATAGCCATACGCCTAGGAACTCATCATCCAGTGATAAGGGCAAAACAAGTTTAACCCAGGGACAGGCGTCCCAGAGGTAATTGTTTGATGGCAAGAATTTAAGCGTCTGTAGTTTTGTTGATTGGA
This Chloroflexota bacterium DNA region includes the following protein-coding sequences:
- the rpsO gene encoding 30S ribosomal protein S15, with the protein product MALGKEAKVEIIDEYKRHGEDTGSPEVQIAILSKRITQLTDHLRVNKHDESSRRGLLKLVGQRRRLLAYLRRKDYKRYLALTEKLKIRKK